One Argentina anserina chromosome 6, drPotAnse1.1, whole genome shotgun sequence genomic window, TTATGGTGTATGCATTTGGATATAGAAAAGGAATAAGATAGCAGTTACTATGTTGGTTATCTCCATGTATtgtgtttatactttataggACTGCATACACATCTCAATTCTCAAGATTTGAGAGGGGACTGGctgcttttgatgcgagttgtTGATGTTCATTTCTCACATCAGTGTGCCTTTTGATTGTgtgtatttttttcttatttcatttttctttctagtAGGATTAAGAACTTAAAAAATCCAGAAAAAATTGACTGGACGTcacactttatttttttgtatctTGCCGAGGATTAAATGACCTGGCTGCTGCTGAAGAACATGGATTTGGTGCACTTTGAAAATCATAATATAGCCGTCTTAATCAGATATGAGCTGCTCTTGTTCCgtcaaattgaagaaagatTGATAAAGCTTCATTGAGGAACTGGATATTGGCTTTGAAAGACAAGTTGATCTTATTCCGTATAGTATTGAAGAAACAGATAGAATTTTAGTATTGCAAAGACATGCGATTTGCATGTATTAATTGACAACAGCTCGTAAAACTCTAGTAAAGATTGAGGTCGGACTTTCGAGCTTTCCGGGTTCCCAAACAGATTAGGAGACCAAGAAGCTTTTAATAGGCACTCTTCTAATACGAAGTAATTGAAAGTATTCTTATAGAaataacccccccccccccccccccgaaaAAAGAGTGAACAAAGATATTGAGATTTTCATGTTCTGCTATTAAACAGATTTGTGTCTCATGATTTGGATAACATCTCCAAACACATTTTTATCATTCTGAGCAAGCAATGACTTACTCTCCAAGTACTGTTGAGATATAATAGGGGGCAATTTCCTTTCTGGCAAAGAAATAATTGTGTGCCAGTtatttcccaaaaaaaaatgtatgccATATTTGGTTGTTTACCACCTATGGAATTCCCATTCTTATTTGTTTCCTAATAATGGCCGCACTTTCCCACAATTGACAAGCAAAAACCCTTTAATATTTTAGCAAAACCCTTCCTCTACCCAAAGAAGAAAACCAACGACGacataataaagaaaaaaccCTTCCTCGGTTCCTCCCAGAGAATTATAATCGTCTCTCCTTCTCTTCGcttttctttccctttccCTTAATATTCAAGCAAATGGAGGACACAGAACGAAGCAACTCACACAGCAGAAAGATGGGTAGGGGGAAAATTGAGATCAAGAAGATTGAGAACCTTAGCAGCAGGCAAGTCACCTTCTCGAAACGCCGCGGCGGGTTGTTCAAAAAGGCAGGCGAATTGGCAGTGCTATGTGATGCGGAGGTTGCCGTCATAATTTTTTCTCAAACTGGAAAGCTTTATGAACAATCAAGCACCAGGtgtgtttcattttttttcctttccttttctttttttggtccTTCccttttttcagtttttcatctttcttGAAGAACTTCGACGCTaggaagatatatataatcaaactgGCTGCTTCGATGATGTTAAACTTGTGTTCATCTCTaataatattccaattgttctCGCTGCATTTTATCAGTTCGTTTTATGATCATCTCCAAGCCCGGCCCTCGCAACAAAATATCATATTATGGCGGACATACTTATAATCTACAATTTTGTTTCCTGAATATTGTTTGCTTTCTGGATTctgaaaatgaacaaaaagaGAGATGATATTGGTGCTGGTAAAGGGCGGATTGTATAGAGTGCAAGCCCTAGACCAGGCATGCAGTTTTCTTTTTCCGGCCTGCTGGGTAAACATAAGGGTTTCAGCATTAATGTCATATATACACGCTTTAAGTTATGAGAAAATGACATCCAAGTGAGTTACTAACTTATTATGGTATCAATCGTATGATATTACCTGGACTAGTCTGTtgtctacatatatataatgactTTCTTCTTAGAAGTCTGAACTTTCTCACAATATATCTCTAGCTAGCTCTTTGTTTACAAGAGTATACGATTATTCTTACCTGCACTTCACACGCTAGATAATGTTTAGTAATGTTTACCATTTCATGTCCAGTAAAAAAACAAGATTTTACTGAATCTGATCAAGGATTAGCTTGAAAAGATTTTCCAGTGAGATTATGACAGGGATCTTATATAATGTCAAAGCACCTAAAACCTAAGAAAAGCATCTTATGTAATATTACATATTATTACGTCAAGTTTTCTAGCAGAATTTTAAATTCTTGTTTATCACTTGTTGTAGCATGGAGAAAATTTTATCGAGGTATCACGATTTTTCAAACAAGCAGGGCGCTCCTCTCCAATTAGAGTACTCCTCAGAAGAGCGTCCCCATGAATCTGCTGAAGAGGTACGTATGACTCTATTGAAGTTCATAAATTGTATTTTGCACAAATGGTTATCATGTGAATTGATTATTATACTGATTGCATTATATTTAATTGATTGACCAACAGCAGGAACtaaaatttgattcaagtgaACTGCAGAAAAAATTTGAAGGAATGCAGCAAAAGATTGAAGCATTACAGTTAGAACTCTGGTAATTaatatgaaatcgatcacTTATGCACGTAAAATAGAATACTGTGATCTTCTGTGATAACAATAATATCCATGCAATGTTTATACTAGTGGTAGGATCcgcaggtatatatatatttgctaGCTCACCTATAGTTACAAATAATTTCATGTGTAAGCTGTCATGCGGGTCAAGAAAAAATAGTTTTGGATGCTCCAGAGTTTGATCTGTCTTATGTGATGTTATTTAGTCATGCTGCATACGTGTTTTGGATCGGAGTGTGAATTATTTTCCTCAAGTCTATTAATATATACACTTCTTGTTTCATtgtttcatttcaattcttataCATAGTCGAATGAAGGGTCAGAAACTGGATGGGTTGAGCTTAAGTGACCTGTGTGTGCTGGAGAAACAACAAATGGAAGGGGAATTAGCTGTGAAGAACAAGAAAGAGGAAATACTTTGGGAGGAGAAACAAAAGACTACAAAGGAGCATGAGAAGGCTATGAGAAAGATTGAGAATTTGGAACGAGAGTTAGAGGAACTGAGGAAGCAAAACCATGCTCGCCCATCTATCATTGAATCTCATCCTCCAAAGAAGAGGCTTTTATACTATACAAATTCATCTAAAGTCATTTCCAATTGTTCAACTGCATCTGAGAACGAAAGTGACGAGCATTCGGACACTTCTTTGCAGTTGGGGTACGTATACTCTTACCATTATCTTAATCTtaataattactgattgaAGAAACTTCTCTCTTGGGGTCTGAATACAGAGAAATCTGGGTTTTGATGCTTTGTCActctttttcttatatatcttGATCCAATATTATTTTTGAAATATCTTGGTCAATACAATTTCTGAAAAATAGGGGTAAAATATATTTCTGCATTATATGAGCTACGTTTGATTTTAGTTAGGTTGTCACAGGTGTTAccttttctaatcacaatttAGTCACATCCATGATTAGACACGACTTACATTTTGTTTTGGAACTGAAGTTGAAAATATCTACTAACATTGTTTCAGGTTTAATTTCTCAGGTTGTCATCGTCCATGTGTTGGTCGGGACAAGAAGAACGAAGCTAGCGTGCGCCCCGGTTCTAATGATTCTGAGAGTCTAAGTAGTGTCAGACTGATTTGAAGACCCCctcaaaatctcaattttatcAGTAGTTGTGGATCAGCTAgtctttttttgttcttgttagATTATCTTTTGAATTATAGAATTCAGCAGCCACAAAAGATTCAATTGCTCATTTAATGTACAAAACAATTCCTCTTGAGTCGAGATTAATCCTTTTGGATGGTTCCGGAGATGTTTGGTGAATTGGCGTGCCCTAATATATACCTCTGCCCTCATtcttatttctcatttctatAGGAATTCGACGAAAAGCGTACACACATTTGTGTTCATTTTCCAGACTCGGGGCTGAAGAGAGCAAGGATGTTCTGCAGTTTGCTTTGCTAGCTTTTTTTAGTGTAATGCAGGCGCAGATTACAAGTTCAAGTTGTAAATTTTTTTAGTGTAGAATGCCTTGAGCATGTCGCTTTTTTAATAGTAGAATTACAAGATCAAGTTGCCGATTGTTCTTATCTGTGCAATATTTTTAGGGGTCATGTCTCTGGAGCATAAGATGTTAAACTTTGTCTTGGAGTACATGTGGATCAAATAAGGATTGCTTGTAAGTTATAGTAAGCTACTGCTTAGCTGCCTTATCTGATCAAGCAACATGAGAATTGCTTGTAACCGTGGGGAAAACAGTATTATACCCCCAGTGTCAGCTACTGCAATAATATACTCAGTTATTGTAAATTTCATATACATATTTGCATCGTATGCGATTATAGCACCCTACTTGAATGCCCTCACATTAtacatatttattcatataacTTTTTACAAAGACTAGCTGCACAATATGACGTTTTCTGACAGGGTGCAACTAGAGAGCTAGCAGGTTCTTAATGCAACATTAACTACGCTAATAGAGAGGCAGACGAGACCAAGAATCACTTATTTTATTCTAGAGGGTGGATGTTCAAGGTTGTTTCTTGTCCTAACTTCCATCTTCTTGGTTCTCGTCAGTTGTTTGACAACATCAAGCCGCTCGGCAGTATACGGAGAAGGGATCTAGATACCATCAACAAAAGAGTGTTTAGCCAAAACAGAAAAACCAATAAGCTTGAGGTAAAAGGCAGTTATTAGCGAGAAAATAACCAAGAGGCTTATGAGAATAGTATAAATGGGGAAGGTAACATAAATTACCAAGTCTGGTATGTACTTGTTGATTGCAGTAAACATGAGGGCATGACCTGCAGCAGATACCTTgtaagaaaaaggaagaaaattaGTTGCTGAGATGAACTTTGATTCGATAAATATGTAGACAAATCACAGCTGAAAGCAtgataaggaaaaaaaaaagttccaCTAGAAGAGCATGAGCAACCTCTAATACAACAGCGGTGAAGAAATTGATACAGAAACAAGATGTACAAACACAGAACTTTTGTTCTCTCAAGAGAATAGGTCCCTGTTAAGCTTAGTAGTGTCATTTGGATCCTAGCAATATAAGGGGAATAAGAAATCAACCATTTAACCGGAGACTCTACATTAGACAACTATTCTCTTCCCAGAGATAATATGATGAGATGAAATACTGGCATTCCTAGTAATAATTTGCATTCCTTCggctttttttctctcttaaaGTTAAATCATGGCTAAAAGTCATGCATCAACTAAAGAAAACCTATGGGATTGTTTGAACATAAGTCAAAAAGGTACTTACAGGAAGTAGCATTAGGATTGTAACAGGAATAAGTGAAGTAATGTCATTTAATGTCCTTTGTAACTTATTTCTTTCCCTCCTTGAAACCTTGTGGCCACGCAATTGTTTCAGGAGCAGCTCGAAAGCATTCATGAGGTCTATGACAAGTAAGTGCGTACCCATCCATACATCCTTCAAAGCAGCTCAATATGCATTTAGCATCAGATATAAAATACATAATTTCCGTGCATGAAAACTCATACATCACTCTCAGAAGTAGAGAACTATTGGACTTACAGAGCTTGCAGCTACCAAATGATCGCTATACTTTTTAATTAATATGCGATGGAGATGTCTTTGTTTTCTGGCACTTCCCTCCTCCAGTGACGTTATGGATTCATTCCCTGGCAAGTATGGAGCCTTCCATTAAAGAAAAGCGTACCACGAGAAATGCAGCAAACACATGCAAACATCAGATTATTATAAAACTCAATGACACAAACACAGGTAGAGATTCAAGCAAATTATTTATCGTCTGGATTAATGGACTTAACCTCTCTGGTGATGTTATGGTTATAAGTGAAGTTATATAATGATCTTACATCTCAGTTTAATATCCCCTAAAGCAATACCGTTCTTAGTAACACTCTGTTGGGTTCTATGCTTTTCATTATCTTAAGTGGTTCTTAGGTGACTTGACTCCCATTTTGCATGTCACCCATTGTGCGTCATGTGCTTCAATTTGTAAAGATCCTTGGTTGCGATTGTAGATACCTTGGTTGAGAGACGACCAGTGTCTGTAATCTTTGACCAATCACTGCTTTAAAAATTCAAACCAAAAGCATTAGTTTCCTTGTTCATGGTAGTGTGGACCCAGTAGCAGAGAATCTAAAAATTAAAACTCCAGGAAATAAATGATACCTTGATTTATCATAAGCAGACCAGTAGTCTTCCAAACAAACAGTAAGCAAGCTCTGACTGGAAAATGAAAGGACTTCGTATCTTAGAAAACTGATCAccacattttttttaatagaaaaaCTAGGCAGAAATAGATCTCAATAATGAAACATGGGAGCTTATACCTCTGAAGCAAGAATTCTAGCAAACCTTTATCCAAAGACAGTTGAGTTGCGCGACTAAAGTGAGCAAATCCAGAGTAGACATCATAGCATACAGTAAATACAGCGGATAGAGCAATCTCTTTCTCTGCCTGAATCGCATGCAATTTGGTTTTTCGTCTCTCTTGAATAGTTTTTGGAGGACATGCAGCGTAAAAATCAAGCCATCCAATTTCATCAGTTACTACCTGTAAAAGTAAATTGAAGATTATAATGATTTACAATTTTCAGTAGTGACAAAGAACATAGTAGAAACAGACCTCCATGAAGTGCTGATACACTGTTATGGAAGAAAACTCTGGATAGATGAAAATGCTACCACACTCCAAGTAGCTGCAGGCAAACCACCATACTCTTAGTAGTTTTGGATCTACCCaattaaaatatgaaaaaagcTTATTACCTAAGGAAGTCCTTAAGTAGCTCGTCAGTATTGTTTATGCCCATTGTTGACAAGAATAATCTCGTCTTTCTTCCGAGATACGCAAAAAGTCCCAATGTAGCCAAAGTATCTGCTTGAACCTGTGGATACTAAGTAATTAGGCACATGTACTGATTGCAGGACATATTATCTGGAGATTCTGACCATATGAAATGCATACGCCAATTTAACAATTGAGTAAAGTCTTTCAGATCCAGGAATTTGAGAACATTATATTTTGAATCATGATGTTGACCTTGTCAAGAAGCTTCTGCTTGCCTGGAATTGTACATTCGTTGTGAAATGCTGATGAAAGTTTTCCATAAGCCAACCCAATCCAAAATTCTACCTCTTCCCCTTTGCTGCTTAGCAGAACCTTTCTACCAAAGTGGGACAGAAAATCCAATTCAAATCCTGCCTCAATGGCCAAGGGATGTAATCTTTCCACCGATACAAGACTGTGTGAGAGATCCATGAGCTCTACCATTACATCCTTAACAGAAAATGCAAATAAAGAACAATTTACACGCTCAGGACCCAATTTGGCCACTGCAGCGCAGCAGCTGATAGCCACAACTATACCTGCCACACCACTGAAAATTCATATGTTTAGGGAAACAGAAAAACAGGTAAAGTACAAGCAAAGCTGATTTGAACAAACCTTCCTGCATACTCCATAGACCACTGTCTTAGCAAAGGAATGAAAAATCCTGCAATCCGTGGAAATTCCACAACTCTAAACCATTCTACTAATTCTGAGTGCCTCATGTTCAATTGACGCTCAATGTGTTCACCAACTAAATTGATATTTCCAGTTAAGCTGAAATaggagaaacaaaagaagtaAATTACATTGGAGATGTCAGCTGCAACATATATTAGGGAAAAAAACCAAGAGAAATGAGTTATGAGCAAAAAGAATATAAGATAAGGCACTATAACTGCAACACAGTGTACTTACATATCACTAACTGGAGAAGAATCACTGTAATGACGTTGACTAGATAGCAAAGTTTCTACTTCAATTGCAGTTTTCAACAACGCATAAAGCGCCACCTGAGCAGCCATTGTACTTGATTTCAGTATGTTATTCATAGTGTATATACATGTCAATGCCTCCACTTAAGAAAGCTCACAACATCTGCTATTCAGAGAAAGTAAAGAAGACATGCAGAACCATGCAAATTCTGCTAACAAGATACAGATTTTAAAGATAAATTGTAGCATAAGCAGCTCATAatttgaaaaggaaaagaaaatctgTGGTCTTACCTGATACGAAAGCCGTCTATGCCATGCATGAATATCCTTCCCAGACCATGCCATTGCTACCCCAGAACTACTTCCTGTCAATTCTAGCGATTCAATTGCAAGAGAGAAGCTCCTCGCAGATTCATGCAGCACCCACACAAGGCAATTGACCCGATTAAATTCAACTTCACGGTCATGGATTTCAGCCACAGCAGCGCCATTCTCAATCTTTGCTTCACCGGAATAAGCTTTACAAACTATAGATGATAATATTCTGGATGAAGACCACCATGACGAAGGGTAACATGTATAAAATAAGCTACACAAGAGACTTTTCTTTGGAAAGCCATAAGTTCCTTGTTTCTTTGTACTGGATCTTGTTGGTTGATACAGATTGCTTGTACTTGATTGTCTGTTTTCTGGTCTAACAGACCTGCTATCCCAAAAAGAGAGAGTGCTATCAAATTTATCAAGGAGTTTCACAATAAGCTAAATGTGACTCGTAACCTATGTACATTGGGGTCTTCTTCTTGGGTTTCTGTTTGGTTTTCAATGGAAATAATTGAATTACAAGAATCTGCACCCTACATGATTTGGTTTACGGTAAATTGTCAATGAACAAAGCCAAAATACCATACAACTTATCTTACCTATGCCAATCCCAAGTTATACTGACAACACTAATATAACAATACTTGTAAACCATTTTCATACAAAATCTATATTACTCAACTATATCAAACTCCCAAT contains:
- the LOC126797144 gene encoding MADS-box protein AGL71-like, giving the protein MGRGKIEIKKIENLSSRQVTFSKRRGGLFKKAGELAVLCDAEVAVIIFSQTGKLYEQSSTSMEKILSRYHDFSNKQGAPLQLEYSSEERPHESAEEELKFDSSELQKKFEGMQQKIEALQLELCRMKGQKLDGLSLSDLCVLEKQQMEGELAVKNKKEEILWEEKQKTTKEHEKAMRKIENLERELEELRKQNHARPSIIESHPPKKRLLYYTNSSKVISNCSTASENESDEHSDTSLQLGFNFSGCHRPCVGRDKKNEASVRPGSNDSESLRIRRKAYTHLCSFSRLGAEESKDVLQFALLAFFSVMQAQITSSSWVMSLEHKMLNFVLEYMWIK
- the LOC126799222 gene encoding uncharacterized protein LOC126799222 isoform X2, with amino-acid sequence MASHLSQLHIFHQSRSVRPENRQSSTSNLYQPTRSSTKKQGTYGFPKKSLLCSLFYTCYPSSWWSSSRILSSIVCKAYSGEAKIENGAAVAEIHDREVEFNRVNCLVWVLHESARSFSLAIESLELTGSSSGVAMAWSGKDIHAWHRRLSYQVALYALLKTAIEVETLLSSQRHYSDSSPVSDILTGNINLVGEHIERQLNMRHSELVEWFRVVEFPRIAGFFIPLLRQWSMEYAGSGVAGIVVAISCCAAVAKLGPERVNCSLFAFSVKDVMVELMDLSHSLVSVERLHPLAIEAGFELDFLSHFGRKVLLSSKGEEVEFWIGLAYGKLSSAFHNECTIPGKQKLLDKVQADTLATLGLFAYLGRKTRLFLSTMGINNTDELLKDFLSYLECGSIFIYPEFSSITVYQHFMEVVTDEIGWLDFYAACPPKTIQERRKTKLHAIQAEKEIALSAVFTVCYDVYSGFAHFSRATQLSLDKGLLEFLLQSQSLLTVCLEDYWSAYDKSSDWSKITDTGRLSTKAPYLPGNESITSLEEGSARKQRHLHRILIKKYSDHLVAASSDVWMGTHLLVIDLMNAFELLLKQLRGHKVSRRERNKLQRTLNDITSLIPVTILMLLPVSAAGHALMFTAINKYIPDLIPSPYTAERLDVVKQLTRTKKMEVRTRNNLEHPPSRIK
- the LOC126799222 gene encoding uncharacterized protein LOC126799222 isoform X1 translates to MASHLSQLHIFHQSRSVRPENRQSSTSNLYQPTRSSTKKQGTYGFPKKSLLCSLFYTCYPSSWWSSSRILSSIVCKAYSGEAKIENGAAVAEIHDREVEFNRVNCLVWVLHESARSFSLAIESLELTGSSSGVAMAWSGKDIHAWHRRLSYQVALYALLKTAIEVETLLSSQRHYSDSSPVSDILTGNINLVGEHIERQLNMRHSELVEWFRVVEFPRIAGFFIPLLRQWSMEYAGSGVAGIVVAISCCAAVAKLGPERVNCSLFAFSVKDVMVELMDLSHSLVSVERLHPLAIEAGFELDFLSHFGRKVLLSSKGEEVEFWIGLAYGKLSSAFHNECTIPGKQKLLDKVQADTLATLGLFAYLGRKTRLFLSTMGINNTDELLKDFLSYLECGSIFIYPEFSSITVYQHFMEVVTDEIGWLDFYAACPPKTIQERRKTKLHAIQAEKEIALSAVFTVCYDVYSGFAHFSRATQLSLDKGLLEFLLQSQSLLTVCLEDYWSAYDKSSSDWSKITDTGRLSTKAPYLPGNESITSLEEGSARKQRHLHRILIKKYSDHLVAASSDVWMGTHLLVIDLMNAFELLLKQLRGHKVSRRERNKLQRTLNDITSLIPVTILMLLPVSAAGHALMFTAINKYIPDLIPSPYTAERLDVVKQLTRTKKMEVRTRNNLEHPPSRIK
- the LOC126799222 gene encoding uncharacterized protein LOC126799222 isoform X3, with translation MASHLSQLHIFHQSRSVRPENRQSSTSNLYQPTRSSTKKQGTYGFPKKSLLCSLFYTCYPSSWWSSSRILSSIVCKAYSGEAKIENGAAVAEIHDREVEFNRVNCLVWVLHESARSFSLAIESLELTGSSSGVAMAWSGKDIHAWHRRLSYQVALYALLKTAIEVETLLSSQRHYSDSSPVSDILTGNINLVGEHIERQLNMRHSELVEWFRVVEFPRIAGFFIPLLRQWSMEYAGSGVAGIVVAISCCAAVAKLGPERVNCSLFAFSVKDVMVELMDLSHSLVSVERLHPLAIEAGFELDFLSHFGRKVLLSSKGEEVEFWIGLAYGKLSSAFHNECTIPGKQKLLDKVQADTLATLGLFAYLGRKTRLFLSTMGINNTDELLKDFLSYLECGSIFIYPEFSSITVYQHFMEVVTDEIGWLDFYAACPPKTIQERRKTKLHAIQAEKEIALSAVFTVCYDVYSGFAHFSRATQLSLDKGLLEFLLQSQSLLTVCLEDYWSAYDKSSSDWSKITDTGRLSTKAPYLPGNESITSLEEGSARKQRHLHRILIKKYSDHLVAASSDVWMGTHLLVIDLMNAFELLLKQLRGHKVSRRERNKLQRTLNDITSLIPVTILMLLPVSAAGHALMFTAINKSLLRILPSGLMLSNN